A part of Fundulus heteroclitus isolate FHET01 chromosome 23, MU-UCD_Fhet_4.1, whole genome shotgun sequence genomic DNA contains:
- the ergic1 gene encoding endoplasmic reticulum-Golgi intermediate compartment protein 1: MPFDVRRFDIYRKVPKDLTQPTYTGAFISILCCVFILFLFLSELTGFIATEIVNELYVDDPDKDSGGKIDVSLNISLPNLHCDLVGLDIQDEMGRHEVGHIDNSMKIPLNQGEGCRFEGEFTVNKVPGNFHVSTHSATAQPQNPDMTHTIHKLAFGEKLQVQKVQGAFNALGGANRLSSNPLASHDYILKIVPTVYEDLSGRQRFSYQYTVANKEYVAYSHTGRIIPAIWFRYDLSPITVKYTERRQPFYRFITTICAIVGGTFTVAGIIDSCIFTASEAWKKIQIGKMS, from the exons TATCCATCCTCTGCTGCGTCTTCATactcttcctcttcctgtccGAGCTGACGGGATTCATAGCCACCGAAAT TGTAAATGAATTGTATGTGGATGACCCTGATAAAGACAGTGGTGGGAAGATAGATGTGAGTTTAAACATCAGTTTGCCAAACTTACACTGTGATT tggtggGTTTGGACATCCAGGATGAAATGGGGCGCCATGAGGTCGGTCACATAGACAACTCCATGAAGATTCCTCTGAACCAGGGAGAGGGCTGCCGCTTCGAGGGGGAGTTCACCGTTAACAAA gtACCAGGGAACTTCCATGTGTCAACACACAGCGCTACGGCGCAGCCCCAAAACCCCGACATGACTCACACCATCCACAAGCTGGCCTTTGGAGAAAAGCTGCAG GTACAAAAAGTCCAGGGGGCCTTTAACGCTTTAGGAGGGGCAAACCGCCTGTCGTCTAACC CGCTGGCCTCACACGACTACATACTGAAGATTGTACCGACCGTGTATGAAGACCTGTCGGGCAGGCAGAGGTTTTCCTACCAGTATACAGTAGCGAACAAG GAGTATGTGGCTTACAGCCACACAGGCAGAATAATCCCTGCGATCTGGTTCAGATACGACCTCAGTCCAATCACAGTCAAGTACACCGAGAGGAGGCAGCCTTTTTACCGCTTCATCACGACG ATTTGTGCCATCGTCGGAGGGACGTTCACCGTGGCAGGGATCATCGACTCGTGTATATTCACCGCCTCTGAGGCCTGGAAGAAGATCCAGATCGGGAAAATGTCATGA